Below is a genomic region from Paludicola sp. MB14-C6.
TATATCGTAATGGAATATATTGATGGTATTACGTTAAAAGAATACATTGAACAACAAGGTACTGTTAAATGGAAAGAAGCAGTTCATTTTACGGTTCAAATTTTAAGAGCATTACAACATGCACACGATAACGGTATTGTTCATCGTGATGTGAAACCACAAAATGTAATGTTGTTAGAAGACGGAACAATCAAAGTCATGGATTTTGGTATTGCTCGTTTTGCAAGAGAAAATGGTAAAACATTATCTGATAAGGCAATCGGTTCTGTTCATTATATCAGCCCAGAACAAGCAAAAGGTGAGATTACCGATGAAAGAACCGATATCTATGCAACCGGCGTTATCCTTTATGAAATGTTAACCGGAAAGGTTCCATTTGATGGAGATACTCCTGTAAGTATTGCAATCAAACAAATGCAAATAGAACCAACACATCCAACTGCAATCAATGGAGAAATACCAACCGGTTTAGAAGAAATTATTCTTCGTGCTATGCAAAAGGATCCGCAGCTTCGCTATCAAACAGCGGCAGAAATGCTTCGTGATATCGATGAATTCAAGCATAATCCAAGTGTTGTATTTGAATATAAATACTTTAATTCAGATGGAACAACAAAATATTTTAATAAATTAGATGTGAAAGGCAAAAAAATCCCTGAACCAGTAAAGAAATCTCATACAATGAGTATTCTTGCAGGAGTTGCTTGTACTTGTGTATTATTGTTATGTGTAGCTGCATTTTTCTTTTTCAAAAGCTTAGGTAATAAACGAAACGATGTTGTTGTACTAAATATTGTTGGTATGACGATTGAAGATGCTCAAAAAGCAATGAAGGACGTTAAGATTGTAGAAGTAAGCAAAGAAAATTCTCCGGAATATGATGCAGGAATTATTATTAAACAAACTCCTGATAAGGATTCAAAGGTGAAGGTTGGATCTGAAATAAAAGTTGTAGTAAGCTCAGGATTTCAGTTAATCAAAGTTCCTGATTTAGTAAACGAAAAATCAACCATTGCTAAATCTAAACTAGAAGCTTTAGGATTTGAAGTAAAATCAATCAACAAAACAGATAAAACAATTGTTGAAGGAAACGTAATCGGAACTGATCCTGAAGCCGGAAAGCAAATGAAAAAAGGCGATATCATTAACTTATATATCAGTACCGGTACTCCAATATTGCCAATTACTGTACCAAACTTAAAAGGTTCTACCGAAGCGGAAGCAAGAAGTAAGCTTTTACAGCTTGGTTTAAAACTTGGTAAAGTGGAATCTGTAAATAGCAGCGAAAAGCTTGGTACAATTGTAGAGCAAAGCGTAAAAGAAGGCGAAAAGCTTGAAAAGGACTCTACTGTCGATGTTAAAGTAAGTAATGGTTCAGAAGCTTCTTCTTCTATTACAATCCCTGTTGATTTCCCAAAAAACAGTAATAACAAGGATTATATATTTGATATTTATGTAAACGGTCAAAAACTGGATTCAAAAATTACAAACCCAGCAACCGTAAGCAGAATGCCAATTGAATTAACCGCTTCTGAAAATAAAATTAACGGTAAAATTGATGTTTCACCTAAGAATGAAGTTACTATCATGGTAGATGGTCAGATGTTTGCAAAATATGAAGTTGATTTCACAGCTAAAACTGTGAAAACGGTTCAAAAGCAAAACAATGCTCTTATTTCTTCACAAGTTGGTGGAGATCAACAAAAACCAGTACAATAACAATTACCAAAAGTTGTGCCTAGCACAACTTTTGGTTTATCTAAAAAGAAAAGGTGGATTTATAGCTTGATTAATAAACATGGTTTGATTACAAAAGCAATTGCAGGTTTTTACTATGTAGCCGCAGATAATAAATGTTACGAATGTAAAGCACGTGGTGTATTTCGTAATCAAAATCAATCGCCAATGGTTGGCGATTATGTGGATATTGAAATTGATGAAAATAATAAAGGTGTTGTTGTGAGCGTAGATGAACGTAAAAATAGTTTTTTACGTCCACCTTTAGCAAATTTAGATAAGCTTTTTATTGTGGTTTCTACTTGTAATCCAACGCCAAGTTTTTTAGTCATTGATAAGTTAATTGCAGTTTGCGAATATAAAGAAATCGAACCGATTATTATTATTACAAAAACCGATTTAAAAGAAGCCGATGAATTAGTATCGATTTATCGCAATGCAGGTTTTCAAGTAATAGCGCTCAGTAACGAAGAAGCAATTCATTTTGATGAGGTTAAATCCTATTTACAAGATTCTATTAGTGCATTCATTGGTAATACCGGAGTCGGAAAATCAAGTCTTTTAAATAATATATTTCCTGAATTAAAGCTGGAGACTTCCCATATTAGCAAAAAGCTTGGACGTGGGCGCCATACAACCCGCCATGTTGAGCTGTTTGCAATTGAAGGATTAAATGGCTACGTTGCAGATACACCTGGTTTTGGTTCAATGGAAATCACACGTTATGA
It encodes:
- the rsgA gene encoding ribosome small subunit-dependent GTPase A; amino-acid sequence: MINKHGLITKAIAGFYYVAADNKCYECKARGVFRNQNQSPMVGDYVDIEIDENNKGVVVSVDERKNSFLRPPLANLDKLFIVVSTCNPTPSFLVIDKLIAVCEYKEIEPIIIITKTDLKEADELVSIYRNAGFQVIALSNEEAIHFDEVKSYLQDSISAFIGNTGVGKSSLLNNIFPELKLETSHISKKLGRGRHTTRHVELFAIEGLNGYVADTPGFGSMEITRYDIIFKDQLQYCFREFEPYLQKCKFTGCSHTSEKGCEVLKALENGEIERTRFESYVAMYEDAKNLKEWELK
- a CDS encoding protein kinase domain-containing protein, with product MDQYIGKKLEGRYELLELIGFGGMAIVFKAKDIKEDRFVAIKILKDEYLQNDDFKRRFRNESKAIAVLSHPSIVKVYDVNFSDNIQYIVMEYIDGITLKEYIEQQGTVKWKEAVHFTVQILRALQHAHDNGIVHRDVKPQNVMLLEDGTIKVMDFGIARFARENGKTLSDKAIGSVHYISPEQAKGEITDERTDIYATGVILYEMLTGKVPFDGDTPVSIAIKQMQIEPTHPTAINGEIPTGLEEIILRAMQKDPQLRYQTAAEMLRDIDEFKHNPSVVFEYKYFNSDGTTKYFNKLDVKGKKIPEPVKKSHTMSILAGVACTCVLLLCVAAFFFFKSLGNKRNDVVVLNIVGMTIEDAQKAMKDVKIVEVSKENSPEYDAGIIIKQTPDKDSKVKVGSEIKVVVSSGFQLIKVPDLVNEKSTIAKSKLEALGFEVKSINKTDKTIVEGNVIGTDPEAGKQMKKGDIINLYISTGTPILPITVPNLKGSTEAEARSKLLQLGLKLGKVESVNSSEKLGTIVEQSVKEGEKLEKDSTVDVKVSNGSEASSSITIPVDFPKNSNNKDYIFDIYVNGQKLDSKITNPATVSRMPIELTASENKINGKIDVSPKNEVTIMVDGQMFAKYEVDFTAKTVKTVQKQNNALISSQVGGDQQKPVQ